A region of Salinibacter sp. 10B DNA encodes the following proteins:
- a CDS encoding YpdA family putative bacillithiol disulfide reductase — protein sequence MLDVVIIGAGPVGLAAGIEAQRKDLDALIIEKGALCNSFLGYPTQMEFFSTPERLEIGGYPFSTREYKPRREEALDYYRRVAVAEDLNVNLYEAVTGLRGSDGNFTVETEEGTYETRKVVVATGFYDIPNRMDVPGEDLDKVRHYYKEPFPYALTDVAIVGGGNSAAKAALACYRHDANVTMIVRSGALDDGVKYWIKPDVENRIEEGSIDAYFNTTVSAIEEDALHLDTPEGSTQIDNDFVLALTGYKPNYDLLDRLGIAIRDDEDRTPVHDEEGETFETNREGVYLAGTICGGCDTSRWFIENGRFHAEKIVDHMVSHLDAEPVAV from the coding sequence ATGCTAGATGTCGTCATCATCGGCGCCGGGCCGGTGGGGCTCGCCGCTGGTATTGAAGCGCAGCGGAAGGACCTCGACGCGCTCATCATCGAGAAGGGTGCCCTCTGCAACTCGTTTCTTGGGTATCCCACCCAGATGGAATTCTTCTCCACGCCCGAGCGGCTGGAGATTGGGGGGTATCCGTTCTCGACACGTGAATACAAGCCGCGCCGTGAGGAGGCACTCGATTACTACCGGCGCGTGGCCGTGGCCGAGGACCTGAACGTCAACCTGTACGAGGCAGTGACGGGACTTCGGGGGAGCGACGGCAATTTTACGGTGGAGACTGAAGAGGGGACCTACGAAACCCGAAAGGTCGTGGTGGCCACCGGCTTCTACGACATTCCCAACCGAATGGACGTGCCGGGGGAGGACCTCGACAAGGTGCGGCACTACTACAAGGAGCCGTTCCCGTACGCTTTGACCGATGTGGCCATCGTGGGCGGGGGCAACTCTGCGGCGAAAGCGGCGCTGGCATGCTACCGCCACGACGCCAATGTGACGATGATCGTGCGGAGCGGGGCCCTCGACGACGGCGTGAAGTACTGGATCAAGCCGGACGTAGAGAACCGGATTGAGGAGGGGTCGATTGACGCCTACTTCAACACGACTGTGAGCGCCATCGAGGAGGATGCCCTCCACCTCGACACGCCTGAAGGATCCACACAGATCGACAACGATTTCGTCTTGGCCCTTACCGGGTACAAGCCCAATTATGACCTGCTGGACCGATTAGGCATTGCCATCCGAGACGACGAGGATCGTACGCCGGTGCACGACGAGGAGGGGGAAACCTTCGAGACGAACCGGGAGGGGGTGTATCTCGCCGGCACCATCTGCGGGGGATGCGACACGAGCCGATGGTTCATTGAGAACGGCCGGTTCCACGCGGAGAAGATTGTGGATCACATGGTCTCCCATCTCGACGCCGAGCCCGTGGCTGTTTGA